In a single window of the Pseudorca crassidens isolate mPseCra1 chromosome 9, mPseCra1.hap1, whole genome shotgun sequence genome:
- the SF1 gene encoding splicing factor 1 isoform X4 — MATGANATPLDFPSKKRKRSRWNQDTMEQKTVIPGMPTVIPPGLTREQERAYIVQLQIEDLTRKLRTGDLGIPPNPEDRSPSPEPIYNSEGKRLNTREFRTRKKLEEERHNLITEMVALNPDFKPPADYKPPATRVSDKVMIPQDEYPEINFVGLLIGPRGNTLKNIEKECNAKIMIRGKGSVKEGKVGRKDGQMLPGEDEPLHALVTANTMENVKKAVEQIRNILKQGIETPEDQNDLRKMQLRELARLNGTLREDDNRILRPWQSSETRSITNTTVCTKCGGAGHIASDCKFQRPGDPQSAQDKARMDKEYLSLMAELGEAPVPASVGSTSGPATTPLASAPRPAAPASNPPPPSRPPWMNSGPSESRPYHGMHGGGPGGPGGGPHSFPHPLPSLTGGHGGHPMQHNPNGPPPPWMQPPPPPMNQGPHPPGHHGPPPMDQYLGSTPVGSGVYRLHQGKGMMPPPPMGMMPPPPPPPSGQPPPPPSGPLPPWQQQQQQPPPPPPPSSSMASSTPLPWQQNTTTTTTSAGTGSIPPWQQQQAAAAASPGAPQMQGNPTMVPLPPGVQPPLPPGAPPPPPPPPPGSAGMMYAPPPPPPPPMDPSNFVTMMGMGVAGMPPFGMPPAPPPPPPQN, encoded by the exons TGCAACTGCAGATAGAAGACCTGACTCGTAAACTGCGCACAGGAGACCTGGGCATCCCCCCTAACCCTGAGGACAG GTCCCCTTCCCCTGAGCCCATCTACAATAGCGAGGGGAAGCGGCTTAACACTCGCGAGTTCCGCACCCGCAAAAAGCTTGAAGAGGAGCGGCATAACCTCATCACGGAAATGGTTGCCCTCAACCCTGATTTCAAGCCACCTGCAGATTACAA acCTCCAGCAACACGTGTGAGCGATAAAGTAATGATTCCACAAGATGAGTATCCAGAAATCAACTTTGTGGGGCTGCTGATTGGGCCCAG AGGGAACACCTTGAAGAACATAGAGAAGGAGTGTAATGCCAAGATTATGATCCGGGGGAAAGGCTCTGTGAAAGAAGGGAAAGTCGGGCGCAAAGATGGCCAGATGCTGCCAGGAGAAGATGAGCCGCTTCATGCCCTGGTTACTGCCAATACCATGGAGAATGTGAAGAAAGCAGTAGAACAG ATAAGAAACATTCTGAAGCAGGGTATCGAGACTCCTGAGGACCAGAACGATCTACGGAAGATGCAGCTTCGAGAGTTGGCTCGTTTGAATGGGACCCTTCGGGAAGATGATAACAG GATCTTAAGACCCTGGCAGAGCTCGGAGACCCGCAGCATTACCAATACCACAGTGTGTACCAAGTGTGGAGGGGCTGGCCACATTGCTTCCGATTGCAAATTCCAAAG GCCTGGTGACCCCCAGTCAGCTCAGGATAAAGCGCGGATGGATAAAGAATACTTGTCCCTCATGGCCGAACTGGGGGAGGCACCTGTGCCCGCATCTGTGGGCTCCACCTCTGGGCCTGCCACCACACCCCTGGCCAGTGCACCTCGGCCCGCTGCTCCCGCCAGCAATCCACCTCCACCG AGCCGCCCACCCTGGATGAATTCTGGCCCGTCAGAGAGTCGGCCCTACCATGGCATGCACGGAGGTGGCCCTGGTGGGCCCGGAGGTGGCCCGCACAGCTTCCCACACCCGTTACCCAGCCTGACGGGCGGGCACGGTGGACATCCCATGCAGCACAACCCGAATGGACCCCCTCCTCCTTGGATGCAGCCGCCGCCACCACCGATGAACCAGGGCCCCCACCCACCTGGGCACCATGGCCCTCCTCCAATGG ATCAGTACCTGGGAAGTACGCCTGTGGGCTCTGGGGTCTATCGCCTGCATCAAGGAAAAG GTATGATGCCGCCACCACCTATGGGCATgatgccgccgccgccgccgcctcccagTGGGcagcctccaccccctccctctggtCCTCTTCCCccatggcagcagcagcagcagcagcctccaCCGCCCCCTCCGCCCAGCAGCAGTATGGCTTCCAGTACCCCTTTGCCATGGCAGCAAA ATACGACGACTACCACCACGAGCGCTGGCACAGGGTCCATCCCGCCATGGCAACAGCAGCAGGCGGCTGCCGCAGCTTCTCCAGGAGCCCCTCAGATGCAAGGCAACCCCACTATggtgcccctgcccccaggggtCCAGCCGCCTCTGCCGCCCggggcccctccccctccgccgCCTCCGCCGCCTGGTTCCGCCGGCATGATGTatgccccgccccctcctcctccgcctcccatGGACCCTTCTAACTTTGTCACCATGATGGGCATGGGGGTGGCGGGCATGCCACCCTTCGGGATGCCTCCAGCTCCCCCACCGCCTCCACCACAGAACTAG
- the SF1 gene encoding splicing factor 1 isoform X8: protein MATGANATPLDFPSKKRKRSRWNQDTMEQKTVIPGMPTVIPPGLTREQERAYIVQLQIEDLTRKLRTGDLGIPPNPEDRSPSPEPIYNSEGKRLNTREFRTRKKLEEERHNLITEMVALNPDFKPPADYKPPATRVSDKVMIPQDEYPEINFVGLLIGPRGNTLKNIEKECNAKIMIRGKGSVKEGKVGRKDGQMLPGEDEPLHALVTANTMENVKKAVEQIRNILKQGIETPEDQNDLRKMQLRELARLNGTLREDDNRILRPWQSSETRSITNTTVCTKCGGAGHIASDCKFQRPGDPQSAQDKARMDKEYLSLMAELGEAPVPASVGSTSGPATTPLASAPRPAAPASNPPPPSLMSTAQSRPPWMNSGPSESRPYHGMHGGGPGGPGGGPHSFPHPLPSLTGGHGGHPMQHNPNGPPPPWMQPPPPPMNQGPHPPGHHGPPPMGKSVPGKYACGLWGLSPASRKRYDAATTYGHDAAAAAASQWAASTPSLWSSSPMAAAAAAASTAPSAQQQYGFQYPFAMAAKIPPRGGDGPSHESEDFPRPLVTLPGRQPQQRPWWTGWFGKAA, encoded by the exons TGCAACTGCAGATAGAAGACCTGACTCGTAAACTGCGCACAGGAGACCTGGGCATCCCCCCTAACCCTGAGGACAG GTCCCCTTCCCCTGAGCCCATCTACAATAGCGAGGGGAAGCGGCTTAACACTCGCGAGTTCCGCACCCGCAAAAAGCTTGAAGAGGAGCGGCATAACCTCATCACGGAAATGGTTGCCCTCAACCCTGATTTCAAGCCACCTGCAGATTACAA acCTCCAGCAACACGTGTGAGCGATAAAGTAATGATTCCACAAGATGAGTATCCAGAAATCAACTTTGTGGGGCTGCTGATTGGGCCCAG AGGGAACACCTTGAAGAACATAGAGAAGGAGTGTAATGCCAAGATTATGATCCGGGGGAAAGGCTCTGTGAAAGAAGGGAAAGTCGGGCGCAAAGATGGCCAGATGCTGCCAGGAGAAGATGAGCCGCTTCATGCCCTGGTTACTGCCAATACCATGGAGAATGTGAAGAAAGCAGTAGAACAG ATAAGAAACATTCTGAAGCAGGGTATCGAGACTCCTGAGGACCAGAACGATCTACGGAAGATGCAGCTTCGAGAGTTGGCTCGTTTGAATGGGACCCTTCGGGAAGATGATAACAG GATCTTAAGACCCTGGCAGAGCTCGGAGACCCGCAGCATTACCAATACCACAGTGTGTACCAAGTGTGGAGGGGCTGGCCACATTGCTTCCGATTGCAAATTCCAAAG GCCTGGTGACCCCCAGTCAGCTCAGGATAAAGCGCGGATGGATAAAGAATACTTGTCCCTCATGGCCGAACTGGGGGAGGCACCTGTGCCCGCATCTGTGGGCTCCACCTCTGGGCCTGCCACCACACCCCTGGCCAGTGCACCTCGGCCCGCTGCTCCCGCCAGCAATCCACCTCCACCG TCTCTCATGTCCACTGCCCAGAGCCGCCCACCCTGGATGAATTCTGGCCCGTCAGAGAGTCGGCCCTACCATGGCATGCACGGAGGTGGCCCTGGTGGGCCCGGAGGTGGCCCGCACAGCTTCCCACACCCGTTACCCAGCCTGACGGGCGGGCACGGTGGACATCCCATGCAGCACAACCCGAATGGACCCCCTCCTCCTTGGATGCAGCCGCCGCCACCACCGATGAACCAGGGCCCCCACCCACCTGGGCACCATGGCCCTCCTCCAATGGGTAA ATCAGTACCTGGGAAGTACGCCTGTGGGCTCTGGGGTCTATCGCCTGCATCAAGGAAAAG GTATGATGCCGCCACCACCTATGGGCATgatgccgccgccgccgccgcctcccagTGGGcagcctccaccccctccctctggtCCTCTTCCCccatggcagcagcagcagcagcagcctccaCCGCCCCCTCCGCCCAGCAGCAGTATGGCTTCCAGTACCCCTTTGCCATGGCAGCAAA GATCCCTCCCCGCGGCGGCGATGGCCCGAGCCATGAGAGTGAGGACTTTCCGCGCCCATTGGTGACCCTTCCAGGCAGACAGCCTCAGCAGCGCCCCTGGTGGACAGGATGGTTCGGCAAAGCAGCCTGA
- the SF1 gene encoding splicing factor 1 isoform X3 translates to MATGANATPLDFPSKKRKRSRWNQDTMEQKTVIPGMPTVIPPGLTREQERAYIVQLQIEDLTRKLRTGDLGIPPNPEDRSPSPEPIYNSEGKRLNTREFRTRKKLEEERHNLITEMVALNPDFKPPADYKPPATRVSDKVMIPQDEYPEINFVGLLIGPRGNTLKNIEKECNAKIMIRGKGSVKEGKVGRKDGQMLPGEDEPLHALVTANTMENVKKAVEQIRNILKQGIETPEDQNDLRKMQLRELARLNGTLREDDNRILRPWQSSETRSITNTTVCTKCGGAGHIASDCKFQRPGDPQSAQDKARMDKEYLSLMAELGEAPVPASVGSTSGPATTPLASAPRPAAPASNPPPPSLMSTAQSRPPWMNSGPSESRPYHGMHGGGPGGPGGGPHSFPHPLPSLTGGHGGHPMQHNPNGPPPPWMQPPPPPMNQGPHPPGHHGPPPMDQYLGSTPVGSGVYRLHQGKGMMPPPPMGMMPPPPPPPSGQPPPPPSGPLPPWQQQQQQPPPPPPPSSSMASSTPLPWQQNTTTTTTSAGTGSIPPWQQQQAAAAASPGAPQMQGNPTMVPLPPGVQPPLPPGAPPPPPPPPPGSAGMMYAPPPPPPPPMDPSNFVTMMGMGVAGMPPFGMPPAPPPPPPQN, encoded by the exons TGCAACTGCAGATAGAAGACCTGACTCGTAAACTGCGCACAGGAGACCTGGGCATCCCCCCTAACCCTGAGGACAG GTCCCCTTCCCCTGAGCCCATCTACAATAGCGAGGGGAAGCGGCTTAACACTCGCGAGTTCCGCACCCGCAAAAAGCTTGAAGAGGAGCGGCATAACCTCATCACGGAAATGGTTGCCCTCAACCCTGATTTCAAGCCACCTGCAGATTACAA acCTCCAGCAACACGTGTGAGCGATAAAGTAATGATTCCACAAGATGAGTATCCAGAAATCAACTTTGTGGGGCTGCTGATTGGGCCCAG AGGGAACACCTTGAAGAACATAGAGAAGGAGTGTAATGCCAAGATTATGATCCGGGGGAAAGGCTCTGTGAAAGAAGGGAAAGTCGGGCGCAAAGATGGCCAGATGCTGCCAGGAGAAGATGAGCCGCTTCATGCCCTGGTTACTGCCAATACCATGGAGAATGTGAAGAAAGCAGTAGAACAG ATAAGAAACATTCTGAAGCAGGGTATCGAGACTCCTGAGGACCAGAACGATCTACGGAAGATGCAGCTTCGAGAGTTGGCTCGTTTGAATGGGACCCTTCGGGAAGATGATAACAG GATCTTAAGACCCTGGCAGAGCTCGGAGACCCGCAGCATTACCAATACCACAGTGTGTACCAAGTGTGGAGGGGCTGGCCACATTGCTTCCGATTGCAAATTCCAAAG GCCTGGTGACCCCCAGTCAGCTCAGGATAAAGCGCGGATGGATAAAGAATACTTGTCCCTCATGGCCGAACTGGGGGAGGCACCTGTGCCCGCATCTGTGGGCTCCACCTCTGGGCCTGCCACCACACCCCTGGCCAGTGCACCTCGGCCCGCTGCTCCCGCCAGCAATCCACCTCCACCG TCTCTCATGTCCACTGCCCAGAGCCGCCCACCCTGGATGAATTCTGGCCCGTCAGAGAGTCGGCCCTACCATGGCATGCACGGAGGTGGCCCTGGTGGGCCCGGAGGTGGCCCGCACAGCTTCCCACACCCGTTACCCAGCCTGACGGGCGGGCACGGTGGACATCCCATGCAGCACAACCCGAATGGACCCCCTCCTCCTTGGATGCAGCCGCCGCCACCACCGATGAACCAGGGCCCCCACCCACCTGGGCACCATGGCCCTCCTCCAATGG ATCAGTACCTGGGAAGTACGCCTGTGGGCTCTGGGGTCTATCGCCTGCATCAAGGAAAAG GTATGATGCCGCCACCACCTATGGGCATgatgccgccgccgccgccgcctcccagTGGGcagcctccaccccctccctctggtCCTCTTCCCccatggcagcagcagcagcagcagcctccaCCGCCCCCTCCGCCCAGCAGCAGTATGGCTTCCAGTACCCCTTTGCCATGGCAGCAAA ATACGACGACTACCACCACGAGCGCTGGCACAGGGTCCATCCCGCCATGGCAACAGCAGCAGGCGGCTGCCGCAGCTTCTCCAGGAGCCCCTCAGATGCAAGGCAACCCCACTATggtgcccctgcccccaggggtCCAGCCGCCTCTGCCGCCCggggcccctccccctccgccgCCTCCGCCGCCTGGTTCCGCCGGCATGATGTatgccccgccccctcctcctccgcctcccatGGACCCTTCTAACTTTGTCACCATGATGGGCATGGGGGTGGCGGGCATGCCACCCTTCGGGATGCCTCCAGCTCCCCCACCGCCTCCACCACAGAACTAG
- the SF1 gene encoding splicing factor 1 isoform X6: protein MATGANATPLDFPSKKRKRSRWNQDTMEQKTVIPGMPTVIPPGLTREQERAYIVQLQIEDLTRKLRTGDLGIPPNPEDRSPSPEPIYNSEGKRLNTREFRTRKKLEEERHNLITEMVALNPDFKPPADYKPPATRVSDKVMIPQDEYPEINFVGLLIGPRGNTLKNIEKECNAKIMIRGKGSVKEGKVGRKDGQMLPGEDEPLHALVTANTMENVKKAVEQIRNILKQGIETPEDQNDLRKMQLRELARLNGTLREDDNRILRPWQSSETRSITNTTVCTKCGGAGHIASDCKFQRPGDPQSAQDKARMDKEYLSLMAELGEAPVPASVGSTSGPATTPLASAPRPAAPASNPPPPSLMSTAQSRPPWMNSGPSESRPYHGMHGGGPGGPGGGPHSFPHPLPSLTGGHGGHPMQHNPNGPPPPWMQPPPPPMNQGPHPPGHHGPPPMGKSVPGKYACGLWGLSPASRKRYDAATTYGHDAAAAAASQWAASTPSLWSSSPMAAAAAAASTAPSAQQQYGFQYPFAMAAKYDDYHHERWHRVHPAMATAAGGCRSFSRSPSDARQPHYGAPAPRGPAASAARGPSPSAASAAWFRRHDVCPAPSSSASHGPF from the exons TGCAACTGCAGATAGAAGACCTGACTCGTAAACTGCGCACAGGAGACCTGGGCATCCCCCCTAACCCTGAGGACAG GTCCCCTTCCCCTGAGCCCATCTACAATAGCGAGGGGAAGCGGCTTAACACTCGCGAGTTCCGCACCCGCAAAAAGCTTGAAGAGGAGCGGCATAACCTCATCACGGAAATGGTTGCCCTCAACCCTGATTTCAAGCCACCTGCAGATTACAA acCTCCAGCAACACGTGTGAGCGATAAAGTAATGATTCCACAAGATGAGTATCCAGAAATCAACTTTGTGGGGCTGCTGATTGGGCCCAG AGGGAACACCTTGAAGAACATAGAGAAGGAGTGTAATGCCAAGATTATGATCCGGGGGAAAGGCTCTGTGAAAGAAGGGAAAGTCGGGCGCAAAGATGGCCAGATGCTGCCAGGAGAAGATGAGCCGCTTCATGCCCTGGTTACTGCCAATACCATGGAGAATGTGAAGAAAGCAGTAGAACAG ATAAGAAACATTCTGAAGCAGGGTATCGAGACTCCTGAGGACCAGAACGATCTACGGAAGATGCAGCTTCGAGAGTTGGCTCGTTTGAATGGGACCCTTCGGGAAGATGATAACAG GATCTTAAGACCCTGGCAGAGCTCGGAGACCCGCAGCATTACCAATACCACAGTGTGTACCAAGTGTGGAGGGGCTGGCCACATTGCTTCCGATTGCAAATTCCAAAG GCCTGGTGACCCCCAGTCAGCTCAGGATAAAGCGCGGATGGATAAAGAATACTTGTCCCTCATGGCCGAACTGGGGGAGGCACCTGTGCCCGCATCTGTGGGCTCCACCTCTGGGCCTGCCACCACACCCCTGGCCAGTGCACCTCGGCCCGCTGCTCCCGCCAGCAATCCACCTCCACCG TCTCTCATGTCCACTGCCCAGAGCCGCCCACCCTGGATGAATTCTGGCCCGTCAGAGAGTCGGCCCTACCATGGCATGCACGGAGGTGGCCCTGGTGGGCCCGGAGGTGGCCCGCACAGCTTCCCACACCCGTTACCCAGCCTGACGGGCGGGCACGGTGGACATCCCATGCAGCACAACCCGAATGGACCCCCTCCTCCTTGGATGCAGCCGCCGCCACCACCGATGAACCAGGGCCCCCACCCACCTGGGCACCATGGCCCTCCTCCAATGGGTAA ATCAGTACCTGGGAAGTACGCCTGTGGGCTCTGGGGTCTATCGCCTGCATCAAGGAAAAG GTATGATGCCGCCACCACCTATGGGCATgatgccgccgccgccgccgcctcccagTGGGcagcctccaccccctccctctggtCCTCTTCCCccatggcagcagcagcagcagcagcctccaCCGCCCCCTCCGCCCAGCAGCAGTATGGCTTCCAGTACCCCTTTGCCATGGCAGCAAA ATACGACGACTACCACCACGAGCGCTGGCACAGGGTCCATCCCGCCATGGCAACAGCAGCAGGCGGCTGCCGCAGCTTCTCCAGGAGCCCCTCAGATGCAAGGCAACCCCACTATggtgcccctgcccccaggggtCCAGCCGCCTCTGCCGCCCggggcccctccccctccgccgCCTCCGCCGCCTGGTTCCGCCGGCATGATGTatgccccgccccctcctcctccgcctcccatGGACCCTTCTAA
- the SF1 gene encoding splicing factor 1 isoform X10 — translation MATGANATPLDFPSKKRKRSRWNQDTMEQKTVIPGMPTVIPPGLTREQERAYIVQLQIEDLTRKLRTGDLGIPPNPEDRSPSPEPIYNSEGKRLNTREFRTRKKLEEERHNLITEMVALNPDFKPPADYKPPATRVSDKVMIPQDEYPEINFVGLLIGPRGNTLKNIEKECNAKIMIRGKGSVKEGKVGRKDGQMLPGEDEPLHALVTANTMENVKKAVEQIRNILKQGIETPEDQNDLRKMQLRELARLNGTLREDDNRILRPWQSSETRSITNTTVCTKCGGAGHIASDCKFQRPGDPQSAQDKARMDKEYLSLMAELGEAPVPASVGSTSGPATTPLASAPRPAAPASNPPPPSLMSTAQSRPPWMNSGPSESRPYHGMHGGGPGGPGGGPHSFPHPLPSLTGGHGGHPMQHNPNGPPPPWMQPPPPPMNQGPHPPGHHGPPPMDQYLGSTPVGSGVYRLHQGKGMMPPPPMGMMPPPPPPPSGQPPPPPSGPLPPWQQQQQQPPPPPPPSSSMASSTPLPWQQRSLPAAAMARAMRVRTFRAHW, via the exons TGCAACTGCAGATAGAAGACCTGACTCGTAAACTGCGCACAGGAGACCTGGGCATCCCCCCTAACCCTGAGGACAG GTCCCCTTCCCCTGAGCCCATCTACAATAGCGAGGGGAAGCGGCTTAACACTCGCGAGTTCCGCACCCGCAAAAAGCTTGAAGAGGAGCGGCATAACCTCATCACGGAAATGGTTGCCCTCAACCCTGATTTCAAGCCACCTGCAGATTACAA acCTCCAGCAACACGTGTGAGCGATAAAGTAATGATTCCACAAGATGAGTATCCAGAAATCAACTTTGTGGGGCTGCTGATTGGGCCCAG AGGGAACACCTTGAAGAACATAGAGAAGGAGTGTAATGCCAAGATTATGATCCGGGGGAAAGGCTCTGTGAAAGAAGGGAAAGTCGGGCGCAAAGATGGCCAGATGCTGCCAGGAGAAGATGAGCCGCTTCATGCCCTGGTTACTGCCAATACCATGGAGAATGTGAAGAAAGCAGTAGAACAG ATAAGAAACATTCTGAAGCAGGGTATCGAGACTCCTGAGGACCAGAACGATCTACGGAAGATGCAGCTTCGAGAGTTGGCTCGTTTGAATGGGACCCTTCGGGAAGATGATAACAG GATCTTAAGACCCTGGCAGAGCTCGGAGACCCGCAGCATTACCAATACCACAGTGTGTACCAAGTGTGGAGGGGCTGGCCACATTGCTTCCGATTGCAAATTCCAAAG GCCTGGTGACCCCCAGTCAGCTCAGGATAAAGCGCGGATGGATAAAGAATACTTGTCCCTCATGGCCGAACTGGGGGAGGCACCTGTGCCCGCATCTGTGGGCTCCACCTCTGGGCCTGCCACCACACCCCTGGCCAGTGCACCTCGGCCCGCTGCTCCCGCCAGCAATCCACCTCCACCG TCTCTCATGTCCACTGCCCAGAGCCGCCCACCCTGGATGAATTCTGGCCCGTCAGAGAGTCGGCCCTACCATGGCATGCACGGAGGTGGCCCTGGTGGGCCCGGAGGTGGCCCGCACAGCTTCCCACACCCGTTACCCAGCCTGACGGGCGGGCACGGTGGACATCCCATGCAGCACAACCCGAATGGACCCCCTCCTCCTTGGATGCAGCCGCCGCCACCACCGATGAACCAGGGCCCCCACCCACCTGGGCACCATGGCCCTCCTCCAATGG ATCAGTACCTGGGAAGTACGCCTGTGGGCTCTGGGGTCTATCGCCTGCATCAAGGAAAAG GTATGATGCCGCCACCACCTATGGGCATgatgccgccgccgccgccgcctcccagTGGGcagcctccaccccctccctctggtCCTCTTCCCccatggcagcagcagcagcagcagcctccaCCGCCCCCTCCGCCCAGCAGCAGTATGGCTTCCAGTACCCCTTTGCCATGGCAGCAAA GATCCCTCCCCGCGGCGGCGATGGCCCGAGCCATGAGAGTGAGGACTTTCCGCGCCCATTGGTGA
- the SF1 gene encoding splicing factor 1 isoform X5, producing MEQKTVIPGMPTVIPPGLTREQERAYIVQLQIEDLTRKLRTGDLGIPPNPEDRSPSPEPIYNSEGKRLNTREFRTRKKLEEERHNLITEMVALNPDFKPPADYKPPATRVSDKVMIPQDEYPEINFVGLLIGPRGNTLKNIEKECNAKIMIRGKGSVKEGKVGRKDGQMLPGEDEPLHALVTANTMENVKKAVEQIRNILKQGIETPEDQNDLRKMQLRELARLNGTLREDDNRILRPWQSSETRSITNTTVCTKCGGAGHIASDCKFQRPGDPQSAQDKARMDKEYLSLMAELGEAPVPASVGSTSGPATTPLASAPRPAAPASNPPPPSLMSTAQSRPPWMNSGPSESRPYHGMHGGGPGGPGGGPHSFPHPLPSLTGGHGGHPMQHNPNGPPPPWMQPPPPPMNQGPHPPGHHGPPPMDQYLGSTPVGSGVYRLHQGKGMMPPPPMGMMPPPPPPPSGQPPPPPSGPLPPWQQQQQQPPPPPPPSSSMASSTPLPWQQNTTTTTTSAGTGSIPPWQQQQAAAAASPGAPQMQGNPTMVPLPPGVQPPLPPGAPPPPPPPPPGSAGMMYAPPPPPPPPMDPSNFVTMMGMGVAGMPPFGMPPAPPPPPPQN from the exons TGCAACTGCAGATAGAAGACCTGACTCGTAAACTGCGCACAGGAGACCTGGGCATCCCCCCTAACCCTGAGGACAG GTCCCCTTCCCCTGAGCCCATCTACAATAGCGAGGGGAAGCGGCTTAACACTCGCGAGTTCCGCACCCGCAAAAAGCTTGAAGAGGAGCGGCATAACCTCATCACGGAAATGGTTGCCCTCAACCCTGATTTCAAGCCACCTGCAGATTACAA acCTCCAGCAACACGTGTGAGCGATAAAGTAATGATTCCACAAGATGAGTATCCAGAAATCAACTTTGTGGGGCTGCTGATTGGGCCCAG AGGGAACACCTTGAAGAACATAGAGAAGGAGTGTAATGCCAAGATTATGATCCGGGGGAAAGGCTCTGTGAAAGAAGGGAAAGTCGGGCGCAAAGATGGCCAGATGCTGCCAGGAGAAGATGAGCCGCTTCATGCCCTGGTTACTGCCAATACCATGGAGAATGTGAAGAAAGCAGTAGAACAG ATAAGAAACATTCTGAAGCAGGGTATCGAGACTCCTGAGGACCAGAACGATCTACGGAAGATGCAGCTTCGAGAGTTGGCTCGTTTGAATGGGACCCTTCGGGAAGATGATAACAG GATCTTAAGACCCTGGCAGAGCTCGGAGACCCGCAGCATTACCAATACCACAGTGTGTACCAAGTGTGGAGGGGCTGGCCACATTGCTTCCGATTGCAAATTCCAAAG GCCTGGTGACCCCCAGTCAGCTCAGGATAAAGCGCGGATGGATAAAGAATACTTGTCCCTCATGGCCGAACTGGGGGAGGCACCTGTGCCCGCATCTGTGGGCTCCACCTCTGGGCCTGCCACCACACCCCTGGCCAGTGCACCTCGGCCCGCTGCTCCCGCCAGCAATCCACCTCCACCG TCTCTCATGTCCACTGCCCAGAGCCGCCCACCCTGGATGAATTCTGGCCCGTCAGAGAGTCGGCCCTACCATGGCATGCACGGAGGTGGCCCTGGTGGGCCCGGAGGTGGCCCGCACAGCTTCCCACACCCGTTACCCAGCCTGACGGGCGGGCACGGTGGACATCCCATGCAGCACAACCCGAATGGACCCCCTCCTCCTTGGATGCAGCCGCCGCCACCACCGATGAACCAGGGCCCCCACCCACCTGGGCACCATGGCCCTCCTCCAATGG ATCAGTACCTGGGAAGTACGCCTGTGGGCTCTGGGGTCTATCGCCTGCATCAAGGAAAAG GTATGATGCCGCCACCACCTATGGGCATgatgccgccgccgccgccgcctcccagTGGGcagcctccaccccctccctctggtCCTCTTCCCccatggcagcagcagcagcagcagcctccaCCGCCCCCTCCGCCCAGCAGCAGTATGGCTTCCAGTACCCCTTTGCCATGGCAGCAAA ATACGACGACTACCACCACGAGCGCTGGCACAGGGTCCATCCCGCCATGGCAACAGCAGCAGGCGGCTGCCGCAGCTTCTCCAGGAGCCCCTCAGATGCAAGGCAACCCCACTATggtgcccctgcccccaggggtCCAGCCGCCTCTGCCGCCCggggcccctccccctccgccgCCTCCGCCGCCTGGTTCCGCCGGCATGATGTatgccccgccccctcctcctccgcctcccatGGACCCTTCTAACTTTGTCACCATGATGGGCATGGGGGTGGCGGGCATGCCACCCTTCGGGATGCCTCCAGCTCCCCCACCGCCTCCACCACAGAACTAG